A region from the Dermacentor andersoni chromosome 11, qqDerAnde1_hic_scaffold, whole genome shotgun sequence genome encodes:
- the LOC126518346 gene encoding uncharacterized protein isoform X2: MLKGKPPAPRGPMIYCCVPFCRSSKNKKQPGVIFHEFPSDPVTRQRWLKAVARENVCPKGASATSVVCCLHFTADDYADGPVVCHNLKPGAVPSVFPGRPPCDPPPVQRAASGRVRIKKTHGPDFLENLDSPTMDVTEFFEEDEPHCFVCYLSVPPTSNDYKALLICRDCNTKAHPSCLNYSAELAAAARLATWQCVDCKTCSGCSATADNDELIICDGCDRGYHMVCHRPKLTHRPQRKWLCKACCDVTKKTAGVKIKTEVDNSVGLPTPCDSPVPDEELKGFDGEHTDLSAYYIALDKYPDVVPDAKDWSVEEVEKFFVHIGFPEQAVAFRDQEIDGRSLLLLKRSDVLTGLSLKLGPALKIYNHIKRLQTGLPNGHLC, from the exons ATGCTCAAGGGAAAGCCACCAGCGCCGAG AGGGCCAATGATCTACTGCTGCGTTCCTTTTTGCCGATCatccaaaaacaaaaaacagccTGGTGTGATCTTCCACGAGTTCCCGTCTGACCCCGTGACTCGACAAAGGTGGCTGAAAGCAGTGGCTAGAGAAAACGTCTGTCCCAAAGGGGCTTCGGCCACTAGCGTCGTATGCTGCCTGCACTTCACGGCAGACGACTATGCCGATGGGCCTGTAGTCTGCCACAACTTGAAGCCCGGAGCTGTGCCATCCGTTTTTCCTGGAAGACCACCATGTGACCCTCCTCCTGTACAGCGAGCTGCTAGTGGACGTGTG AGGATCAAGAAGACGCATGGGCCGGACTTCCTGGAGAACCTGGACAGTCCGACGATGGATGTGACCGAGTTCTTCGAGGAGGACGAGCCGCACTGCTTCGTCTGTTACCTCTCTGTGCCGCCAACCAGCAATGACTACAAGGCACTGCTCATCTGTCGAGACTGCAACACTAAGG CTCATCCTTCCTGCCTCAACTactctgcggaactagctgctgcGGCCCGGCTCGCGACATGGCAGTGCGTTGACTGCAAGACGTGCTCGGGGTGCAGCGCGACTGCGGACAAT GACGAACTCATCATTTGTGATGGCTGTGATCGAGGTTACCACATGGTGTGCCACAGGCCGAAGCTGACGCACAGGCCACAAC GCAAGTGGCTGTGCAAGGCGTGCTGTGATGTCACGAAGAAGACTGCTGGTGTCAAGATCAAAACTG AAGTGGACAACTCAGTGGGGCTCCCGACACCATGCGACTCCCCCGTGCCAGACGAAGAGCTCAAGGGCTTCGATGGAGAGCACACTGACCT GTCGGCATACTACATAGCCCTGGACAAATACCCAGATGTGGTTCCTGATGCCAAGGACTGGTCTGTCGAAGAAGTCGAGAAATTCTTTGTGCACATTGGCTTCCCAGAACAAGCGGTCGCATTCAGGGACCAG GAAATCGACGGCCGGTCTTTGCTCCTGTTGAAGCGTAGCGACGTCCTCACAGGCCTCTCTCTAAAGTTGGGGCCTGCGCTCAAGATCTACAATCACATCAAGAGGCTCCAGACGGGGTTGCCAAACGGACACCTCTGCTGA